The genome window ATATGCAGTCTTGGTCTCTTCATAGTCTTTGTTATCATTTATAAATCAAATTAAGTAGAAGGTGATGGCCCATTGCATCACATGACACTTCATTAAAATCTGAACCCTTGCCAGTTCAACCCTTTGAGCTCGTGTCAAAGTGTCAAACACTCCTGACTCATTAGATtcatgaaaatgattaaaaatggatccatttttaaatttactaaaatcATTCTGAAAGACAGGATGAAACTCTTtcaactggacttcattaaaaaatgagtccatatttacacatgtatatttatacagaggtgtgtgtgtgtgattaagtTTCTGTGGTTCTGTTACTGAAGATATTAAAACAGCTAAACAGACTTGCACCAAATTTACGGTAAGTTTGAGATGTCCTGAAGTAAAATATAGGCTGCATACGTGTTGGACATGAAATTCAATGCAGGGGGTACTGTAGGGGAGAATATCAAAGATTCAGGGAACCCTCTCCCAGAGAGCTGAAATCCAGTACAAGAGAACAGTATGACTGCAAcatgagaaagacagaaaaacacagagtgATTTCAAGCATGAGCCCTAAGTTGACATTTGCAAGTCAGATATGTCTGAAGCTTTGATTGCAATGGTGCTGCTTCTTGTATTGGtaactatttataaaatgttatagaaTGAGTAGCAGCaggtttgtatttatttaacGATTTATGAGTCTCCCCAGGAACACTGAAGAAGTCTgctagttttaaatatttatggtaCGTTGTCCTGGAAGAATAGGCCTTTGCAGGAAGAGGTAAACTGGCACTAGGCTAGGAGATGAGGTTCGGGGAAGAATTCTGCATGGTCAATATGGCTTCCCCGAACACCACTAAAGGATGGCAGAGGTTTACTTTCAGCAGGACCATCAATGCCTAACATTCTGTTCCTAGCTACTTCCTGGAatcatgaatattaaaataacaaaatcctGTAGGTCAGAGCATCTTGCACATGGGATGAGAATTGGTTGATTTACAGGGGAAGCAAACCACACCTTAAAGAGAACacaagggttttttttaagttgtaaaacTGTAGTTCTGTTGTCAAAAGGTTCTATGTGCCAATGACGCATGAGAACAAGTGCAAGGCTTTCAGTAAACACTGTACTCTTGCCACTGCATTCAAGATACCAGCAATTTTTCTAGACACTCCACCACCAGAATGTAGGATTTGGATATACATGTACAGATTAAAAAGTATACAGTACACTTTTTTCCAGCAGGAATGGAGAGAACAAACATAATGTGTGGCATTATAGTTCAATACAAAGAATCTATCTTCAAAAATGTTCATGGTGCCAATCAACCATCAAAGTGATTGTGCACCTGGTGGAAGACTCCGGCAAAAGTGCAAATGAAATGGGACAAGGAGGAAGATAGAAAGCTGGTTTACACCCTAGAGAGGTAGCCACACAGATGAAAATATATGGGAGCCAGCAAGATGAAGATGAAGTAGGCATTATGTAACATAGAATAATCTGATTTTCCCTTTGAGATGAGGAGGAAGTTCAAAGGAATTTTGTTCTCAATATTTAAAAGAGCTCAAATTTCAATCACCAAATGCTTGAgcacataaatgcaaaaattgtTTCAGTGTCTACATTGCAGGATGGTCTATGAACTTGTCCATGATGCACTCAAAATCTTTCCGGATGTAATATATTCATAAGGCAAGCTTCTTAGAAATCAAAGCTTTTTGAATGAATGTTACTCAACTCCTTAAATGTAAGCCTGTCTCTCAGTCTTTGTCTCAAAGGGAAAGACAATAGTAAAATGTAGCTGGATACAGTTATCAGCCCTGTATATTATTAAACTCTAAAACTGGAAAAGACTTTGATGTTCACAAATTCAACACAGATGGAATTGTTTTGACTTTCCAATTAGAAAGCCAAATTAAAGAATATGATCTTTTATTCAAGTGAGAACTAAAGCTCCCTGAGGGTAAGAACTGAAACTTAATTCATCTTAAATTCCCTATAAAACCTCTATTTTATAACATATAAGTTCcctatatatctttatatataaagataaatataactttaacatagtaggtgctaaaaATATccacagaaagaatgaaatcgAGTAGAAATCTGAAAGAAAGAACTGTTGAGGCTGGTTAGGTAGCAAGGAAGAGCCAATTCACGAAGTCTTTTCACCTGTGCCAAGGGGCATGGACTTCATCCTGGAGCTGGTGCTTAATGAGGAGGGGGAAGCAATCAGGCTGTTCATTCTTTTCCCTCCTATCTCCAAGCAAAGAGCACAGCCGGAGCAAAGGCAAAACAGCAAGAGGAGCTTGGTGCATGCAGGAAAGAAAGCATAGCAGCTTGTGGCTGCTGAAACTTAATGTGCATGCAGGATTTATAagaagatgaggctggaaagggaGGCAGAGACAAGACGACCGAGGGTTTCCAAGGTACAGTAATGTTAAAGAGCTTTGACTCTATCCAATAGTGTAGATTATAGGTGTGTGTATAAATGATGGCAGGTGGTAGTGAAGTGGTCAGATCTGCCTTTAAGAAGGAATATTCTGTGTCCACAGGGTATATGACAGATTGGAAGTAGAGGAAAGCCTGGAGACAAGGACCAGGAAGGAGTTGGCTAGAGTTACATGTTCATTTCCATCCTCTTTGGCGCCACACTTGATAGCCATGAAGACTTATAAATTGAGCCTATTGTCTCTGCTGGGCCCCAATTTTTTCTGTCTCATGCACACATggccttaaatgtaaatatagtTCATTTGTGTCTAATTGTTGAATAGTTTCCACTTTCCAGAGACTCCAACCTTGGACATATCTACAGGAATAATAAGAGCATTACATAAGTTGGATAAAATTTCTTGCCAGTGTTTAACTTAGTTTGCTTTTCTCCATATTTAATCCTAAATGAGCACACAGGAATGTATTTTGGCAGAATCTCTGTGTATTAGTGCTCCAGTGGAGCAAGTCTGAATCTATATAAACAACAGTAAAATAAGCTTCTTATACTCACCGTGAATGTTGGACAGTCAGAGACATTCAGCTCTTGCAAGTTTCTACAGAGGCCTAAATCAAACAAGTTACACATTATTAAACACCATATTACAAATGTTTAAAGTTTTTCCATCCTACATTCACTGCTGTGTAttcattagaaaacaaacaaaaaccctggcAAATAACTTGTTCCAagtatatggtttcctttccccagaaaaaatgatttattttggcattaaaattaaaaagtatatacatgtttattattgTCTGAGGATtaaagaaggaagggggaaagagaaaacTACTATTTGGGGAAGAAACTATATACTTAGAGCTTTCAGCTTTGAAGCACTTGAAGAAAACCAGTCTGCTTTTTTGTGGCAtgacatttttgttaatttggggggttttgttcccttttaacattcaaacatacaaaaaagttgAGAGAATTGAAGAATTGTACAGTGAATGTACCCATCACCCATCCATATTctacaatttatattttactatatttgctttatcacatatcCACCTGTACATCCATCTCTCTGTCCCtcaatctattttaattttttatgcattttaaagtaagttgcagacatcagcacacttcctccccacaaataattAAGCATGAATATCATGAGTAATTCATCATGCATagtaattaacaaaatatttctattttaggtTACATTTACATACAATTTACAATGAGTTGCAGATTGAGATGTGGAGAGTCAGAAAGGTCAATTAGTTCTGGAACCAGAGACACCTGCACAGCTTGTGATCTGGCAGGGGAAACAAGACTTGTGTTACACAATCAGCTCTCTGGGTCCTGACTAACAGTAAAACTCCAAATCTGAGATAGAAGAGTAGCAGTGAGGGGAGGGGACACAAAACAGTGTATGGGAGGAATGCTTGGGGCAAAGAAGGGGAAAGGCATTCTAGATGGAGGAGACCTGTACAAGCAGGAAAACTCCAGGTAAGGGGGTTATCCTGGCATTCACACTGCTACAATGAATAGGAAACACATCTGCCAGTTATAACCAAAGAGCCCGACGACAATAACGACAGAAATGTTATTAATTATAAATCCATTTTGAATATTTCTGTCTCTGCCAAGAATGGGCTATGTCCTAAGTAATAAGTGCAAACCAAAAccaatttcagaattttaaagatgaaaacaattcttaaaaatatacagctcttgacagcaaaggaaaccataaacaagacaaaaagacaaccgtcagagtgggaggaaatatttgcacatgaagcaactggcaaaggattaatctccaaaatatacaggcagctcatgcagctccatatcaaaaaaacaaataacctaatccaaaaatgggcagaagacctaaatagacatttctccaaagaagatatacagattgccaacaaacacatgaaaggatgctcaacatcattaatcattagagaaatgcaaatcaaaactacagtgaggtatcaccttacaatggtcagaatggccatcatcaaaaaatctacaaacaataaatgctggagagggtgtggagaaaagggaaccctcttgcactgctggtgggaatgtNNNNNNNNNNNNNNNNNNNNNNNNNNNNNNNNNNNNNNNNNNNNNNNNNNNNNNNNNNNNNNNNNNNNNNNNNNNNNNNNNNNNcagctctatttacgatagccaggacatggaagcaacctaagtgtccatcaacacatgaatggataaagaagatgtggcacatatatacaatggaatattactcatccataaaaagaaatgaaattgagttatttgtagtgaggtggatggacctagagtctgtcatacagagtgaagtaagtcagaaagagaaaaacaaataccgtaagctaacacatatatatagaatctaaaaaaaaaaaaaaaaaaaaaaggttctgaagcacctaagggcaggacaggaataaagacacagacgtagagaatgaatgaacttgaggacacggggagggggaagggtaagctgggagtaagtgagagagtggtatggacatatatacactaccaaatgtaaaatagatagctagtgagaagcagccgaatagcacagggagatcagctcggtgctctgtgaccacctagaggggtgggagagtgagggtgggagggagacgcaaggtgggggggatatggggatatatgtatatgtatagctgattcactttgtgatacagcagaaactaacacaccattgtaaagcaattatactccaataaagatgttaaaaaaaatgtgcagCTCTTGGAAGTCATCAGTAATACTTAAGGGAAGACTAGAtaccaaaaaataataactaaatttatgagattattaatatttttatagagtaGTTACCTGAATTCatgcaattcaacaaatatttatcaagaacCTGCTATGTGCTAGAAACTCTACAGATGCTagaaatacagcagtgaacaaaatagagaaaaattccTGCCCTTACAGAAGTTTACATCCTAATTGGGGGAGAAGGACAAtaaacaaaagaagcaaaatatcTATTTTGACAGATACGTGCCCTGGagagaaataaaaccagaaacgGAGTAGAGGGAGACCAGTGAGTGGGAAGGGGTACTACTTTTAAatagagcaatcagagaaggttttgctgagaaggtgacatttaagccaaGATGTGCAGGAAATGACAAGGACAGTTGCAGTTTACCCTGAGCATTTCTGGAGCCCACATTCAACATGATTGGTGATTGGGAGacagtaaaggaaagaaaaaaataagctcaGGAGAACATTCACTGGAGTCCTACTCTTATTTGCGCATCTCAAAGCTGTAAGGAGAATCCCTTTAATTTCTTGAATCCAGTTTCAGTTTTCATAATGCTAAGTCCTAACAGTGTGGAGTACTTCCCCTGGATCAGGCACTGTGAAGTGTCTGATGCACATGAGCCTGTTTCATCTTCCCAACAATACTAGAGGTATCCTCAGTCCCACTTGACAGATGCTGGAGATGAGGTTAAATAATtagcctgaggtcacacagttcaGCAAGTAGAAGAGTCTTGATTCACACTCAGGGCCCAAACATTTAGCCACCAAACCAGGCAAGTAGGAGGGTGTGGAGCCTTCTACACCACTCTTCTGCATGTGCCTTTATTAACGGAATGcctttgcttaaaaataaaagtaacttgaAAACTTGCTATTATTTGTCAATTGCGGTGCTCACAATggtctctaaatattttttcctcctgtaaTCTAGGGACTCCACCGTACCTCAGCTGGGTCTCATTGTTCCTGAACTGCATTAGTTAAGGTTACCCAAACTTGGATTTCAAAGGAATACTTTCATTGTTCCATCTGTCACACCAAGTAATTGGGGCCAGCTGGATGTCAGGATGCGCGTGGTTACCATCTTAATCCTGCTCTTCTTTTGTGAGGCCGCTGAACGCAAAGGAAGCCCTGGGGGTGCGAGAAACCGAGTGAATCACAGCCGGGCTGGCGGGAGCCGGAAAGGCTCCAGCCTGGTCAGACGCTACGCTCCAGGTCTCCCCTGTGAAGTGTACACATATCTTCACGAGAAATACTTAGATTGTCAAGAGAGAAAACTAGTTTACGTGCTGCCCGGCTGGCCTCAGGATTTACTGCACATGCTATTAGCAAGAAACAAAATCCGCATACTGAAGAACAACATGTTTTCCAagtttaaaaagctgaaaagctTGGATCTGCAACAGAATGAGATCTCCAAAATTGAGAGTGAAGCTTTCTTTGGTTTAAATAAACTTACCACTCTCTTACTGCAGCACAACCAGATCAAAGTCTTGACAGAGGAAGTGTTCATTTACACACCTCTCCTGAGCTACCTGCGTCTTTATGACAATCCCTGGCATTGTACTTGTGAGATGGAAACGCTTATTTCAATGTTGCAGATTCCAAGGAACCGGAATTTGGGGAACTACGCCAAGTGTGAAAGCCCACAaggactaaaaaataaaaaactgaggcAGATAAAATCTGAACAGTTATgtaatgaagaagaaaaggaacatttGGATCCAAAACCCCAAGTGTCAGGGAAACCCCCAGTCATCAAGCCCGAGGTGGACTCTTCTCTTTGCCACAACTACGTGTTTCCCATACAAACACTGGACTGCAAAAGAAAAGGTTTGTAAGTTTCTTACTTTTTCGTTTTCATGGAtgattaaaaatgctttttgaatCTTAGGAATCTCTGCATCCCACCATGACTTAGAATTTTGGgagcatttccaccagcaatctTTCCCCAATGACAATGGAATTTACTCCGAGCTCAAGATGGTTAGTGATTTGGGGAAAATTAGAGGAGGGTAGGAGGTATGCTCAGGAGGGGCAGCCATTTGGGTCCTACTCTTATTTGCTCATCGCAAGCTGTGGCTGTAAGAAATTTCTTTAATCTTAAATCCAATGTAATGTAACTTATGTAGGTAAACCAGTGGGTATGAAATCAAGTGCCAATGCTGTCCATATAACCTGATTTACACCAATTAAATTCAAAACATGGTTTGTATCTGTGGGGAGATAATAACTTCAAGGAAAACCATGTGCAGAGCAGGACAGGTGAGAACACCACGAGAAGGAAGCCAAGTGGGCTGTAGTGATGGTGTGTCTGTAGTTCTTATAATTTAGTCTCAAGGTTTTCAAAAACACTTGCTAACATCCTGTATCTTAATTGTTCCCAaattatccaaaataaaacattaaaatattgaaaaaaaactaAGTTGAAAGTATTAATCCAAGAACTATGAGACTAAGAATAGCTTTCTAGAATATTACTTTCTGCAAATCATTACTGGCTTTTACATTGCACACAATCTTGGGCTAGTAGTGTGCGGGATTTGTGCATACAGGACAAATTcatgaaataagaaaacagatgGGAGATTTCAGTAAGGCTCCTGACATGTTAGTGAAGAcattctcaaagtatggtctggGCACCGCTAATCTACCCTAGGACAACAAGGCATTTGAGTGTCTGTTTCATTTCTGGCATGGGTTAATAACTTATATGTAATATTAAATTAAAGCCAGATGTCATTGAATTAGGGTCATATAGAGCATGGTATCATTCCTTCCAGTTATCTTAGGAGGGTTTGTTttaagaacagaaaggaaaggtTAAGAGGAACATGGAGACTGGCTCCTCTCAAGGAAACCATAGACAGGAATCTGTGGACTTTGAAGAAGCAGGaataaatgtgttcatttattaGCGAAGTCATGCTCAAGACTTGCTCCCTCTCTGACTGTGGAAGGTGGCACCTGGTTAGATCACACCACGACTACATGACACCAAAAGGTTTGCTTACTATGACACTGTGAATTATATATCGTTGATGCTAGGGTAGAGCAATTACAGTATCGTAACCTGGGAGATGCCGTTATGGGATCCTCTGAGTTTGAGAGAAAGTGCTCATtaattgagaacctactatgctCCAGGTATTCCACACACATGCTGTCTACAGCTGCCAGCAAGGTCGTATTGATAGTATCCCCATCTAcagttgaggaaaatgaggctaaGGGAGGTTcagtcacttgctcaaggtctcaCAGTTAAGCAGCAAAACTAAGATTTGAAACTTGGTCCACCTGAGCCTGCTGGCATCCAGAATTAATCTAACCATGTTCAAACAAGCAGCTGGAACAAAGAAAGCATTAAAGAATTGCAGAAAAGGCAGTACGTGAAGTTTCTCTGTAGCCAGATTGGGTGGAATTTCCCTAACACGGTTAACGGTGGGTACTTGATGCTTCGTGCCAAAGAGCATGTTTTACTAGGATTTCCTTTGTGATGCTTAAAAACttgaattacatattttaaaaactaatacaaagCTACTATTCCTAGACTTGAGTTAGAAAAACTACTTGATATCGCTAAGGTTCTATCCTCAAGCTAAAGTTAATTTGCACTTGCTGCATCAggtgacaaagagaaaatagtagAGTTAAGCTCATTAATTATCTGAGAAAAATGCTGTTAGCACAAAATTGAAGATTTCTACAGCTATACCACACtgtaatttaagaaaagataACATGTAggaaatagctttcttttttactGCTTTTCTACTCTTTGCCCATTCCCTCTCCAGTGAGCCTATTtctgcctttgtctttttttccatgatatttttctcttttttcttggcaAAAATCaacttataaaaatacaaatatattttttattgctttcctTCATCAAGTTACTGTTGTCTAAACACAACTTTCCAGATATGCCCCATAAATTCATTCCTCATGCTTTAAAAACACAAGATTTACTGGAAAATGgtataaataaagtttatatgaCATGCACAGTTAGTACATATATACTAACACTAAAGGACAACTCAAGTTCCTCCACTTATTAATGACGACGTAAATCAGAGCCTATACTTTTTAGATTATAAAATGAAGGGCAGTTGTGTCTTTTAATATCATCAATATAAATCACTCTCACTATGGTTGATATCAGTCTATTGATTCAGctgataatttactttttattttttgatatgttGTTGATTCCCATAAGTTTAAAGTCAAAGGTCTTCTCTATTAAATTCCCTTTGGTACTGCCTGGCACAGGGCCATGTTCTTTAGATTGATGATAATAATTGAGCTGCTTTCTTTGCTCTTACAAAGCAGTAATttaagcaacttttaaaaataaaaatacatagaagtTAAAAATCATGGCTGGAACTCAAGTATGACACTGTATTTTATCCACTGTAGTTTTCCTTATCCCATTCTATAACTAGATAATAAATGTCAAATACTGAGAATAAATGTTCAGCAGTGTTCATCTCTAACTCACTGCAGGAGGGTAGTAATACTTTTGATTGGGCTCACATGTTGGACACTATGTAGGATCTAAAGAAGCCTAAAACATGCCATCAAGAGTGGAACTAGCAGTGATATTAATGAGAGCAGCCATCTAAATGCTCTGTGTGCCTAAGACATAGCAGTTTCATGCATTGTCATTGACTCCTCACAACCTTAAAAGAAATActagtattatcctcattttaggaAGGAAGAAGTTGAGGAGTAGAGAAGTTAAGTTGCACTTCGAAGGTCACGTAGGCAATCCCTAAGCAGTTCCCAAGCCATTGGCCACCATGCACTGTCCTCTCTTCCTTCAAGATTCTGGGTACGGCCTATTaaccaagaagaatatataaaagcCTTCTGGGTGCTTCCTTCCAGTATTGAACCCTCCTCTTAGGCTCTGTACAATTCATCATGTACACGATCACACTCAAGGAACCGAATACAGATTCTCTTAACTCGGGAATTAGTTGTGCCTTTCCCAGCTGACAGATGATGAGTCAGATGGTGTGTGTAGGGTACCTATTACATGCCAATTTGACCACATTGACCTCAAAGACCACTATTTTTGCCTTAAACATCtgacagcaagaaaaagaaacaatagctTTATTCACTGGGTGACAGGCACTTTGCCAACAAAACTTAGTCTTTCAAAGGGAATAAATGTGACATTAGTTGAAAGCCATGTTTATGCCATATTGAGATGGATGGATTTGCCAAAAATACATGAGAGagttttaaaactgctttttagCTTCACATTTACCAgaataatttaccattttaaggatttattttacttctaagaTTAGGGCTGGGGAGAATTATGACCATAAATTGCTCCCAGCTGTCTCTGAAGATAATTTCACCATTAGTTTGAACAATAATTAAGAATCTTTTATTGCAATACACAGGGCCATTTATATCTCTTTACCTACCACTACCAAGCCTTCAGAGTAGTTCTGACATTGCTGACAATCAAGGTAGCCTACTAAATGAGAAATTACACggaaaaaatttcccaatttccTCCTCAAAATCAGCAAGGTTTGGTTGGGGGAGAGGCAATGCTTGTCAGGGGTGATAAGTAAATATGATATTTGTTGAAGGTTTACCAAAAATCTCAGATAGCAGCAGATAACCGTGTGGTGCCTGGTCTAGAAATGGGGGCATTGACCAAATTTGACTTCTAGTCTGGGGAAATTTGTATTTGTGTAATCTTTATCAAAGACAAACATACTTCACATCAACATGTGCATTTCTCATTCAAGTTTAAGGTTAAAAACTAAAGAACCGTTCTTACTCATCAATACAACAAATaagatttttccatgtttttctaAGCCTACTAGTAAAggctttggtttgcatttcctggTATTACTTGTGGATCCTATTTTTACTCAAGTCTGCTGGTAACAATGCCAAAGTTGGTTCTGCAGTTCATATTCCTCTTCCACAGGTCTGCCACATTGGTTAAGCTGGGTTTCAGGGTGTTCtcatcaacatttttttctacCTATTTATTTGTGGTTAACACACTTTAGCTTGTCCTACAGTGGTTGCTTGGGAGGTCTCTGTCATTCACCCTCATGTCCAGCCCAGCAGATGTGGGTTCAGCAAGCAAGTACTGATAAATAGGCTGTCTTCCAGGACCTAGGAGATACTAACTCTGGTGGCAAGGAAGACCTACAGCCCTTAATGGCTTTGTAGGGCCTTGGTGAGGACTTGGGCTTTTATTCATAGTGAGATGGGAAGCAATTAAAGGATTCTGCCATCTGGAGGATGGCAAGCCATCTGGCCAAATGACAGGATCTCACATGTTTTAACATGATCACCTGGGCTAAGGACAATATTGGGATAATCCAGAcaagaggtgatggtggcttggaccaatGTGGTAGCagtgaaggaagagagaagaggtggGTTCCTGggtattttgaaataaaactctATTCCTCTTCTAAGAAAATGCCACAGCCATTCTCAATCATTATTCCAAATGCTAAATGTcaagaaattatttcttctgcctgTCCTCAAGTGTCTTTgtggttttcagtttttcctgGGATATCCATCTCCTTGTTTACATGTAGTGCCCAAGAGAGAATATAGCTCTCCAGTCAGGGTCTTGCTGGTCCTAAAGGGAGGATTACCTCAGCGTTGCAACATTATAATAAGTTCAAGTCTTAAAATCTTTCACCTTTCTATATGTTGGCAGACACAACTCTAGGTCAAAAAAAACAATGTCTTATCAGaggatggaaataaaatcaatgcaaattttcaaagcatttttattaCAAGCGGGCTCAATATTCCTGAATCATTAAACTCAACACATTTAATGAGCTCATTATTTCCCATATGTTAGTTAGATAACTTTGTTGCTGCCTAAGAAACTACCccaaaactttgtggcttaaaacaacacactttattatcttacagtttctgtaggtcaggaaacTAGACATGGGTTAGCTGAGCCATCTACTTCAGGATCTCTCCCAAGGCTGCAATAAGATGTGGTTTCACCTGAAGGCTCAACTGGAAAAGtatcctcttccaagctcataTGACTgctggcaggattcagttcctcaaGGACTGTTGGACTGAGGGCCTGAGTTCCTTGCTGG of Physeter macrocephalus isolate SW-GA chromosome 5, ASM283717v5, whole genome shotgun sequence contains these proteins:
- the LRRC17 gene encoding leucine-rich repeat-containing protein 17 isoform X2, producing MRVVTILILLFFCEAAERKGSPGGARNRVNHSRAGGSRKGSSLVRRYAPGLPCEVYTYLHEKYLDCQERKLVYVLPGWPQDLLHMLLARNKIRILKNNMFSKFKKLKSLDLQQNEISKIESEAFFGLNKLTTLLLQHNQIKVLTEEVFIYTPLLSYLRLYDNPWHCTCEMETLISMLQIPRNRNLGNYAKCESPQGLKNKKLRQIKSEQLCNEEEKEHLDPKPQVSGKPPVIKPEVDSSLCHNYVFPIQTLDCKRKELKKVPNNIPPHIVKLDLSHNKINQLRPKEFEDAHELKKLNLSSNGIQFIDPGMLRTFNVAGTVSSTNSGQLDIKMQKNKFWTSYLTSYTRFTQNGSIT
- the LRRC17 gene encoding leucine-rich repeat-containing protein 17 isoform X1 produces the protein MRVVTILILLFFCEAAERKGSPGGARNRVNHSRAGGSRKGSSLVRRYAPGLPCEVYTYLHEKYLDCQERKLVYVLPGWPQDLLHMLLARNKIRILKNNMFSKFKKLKSLDLQQNEISKIESEAFFGLNKLTTLLLQHNQIKVLTEEVFIYTPLLSYLRLYDNPWHCTCEMETLISMLQIPRNRNLGNYAKCESPQGLKNKKLRQIKSEQLCNEEEKEHLDPKPQVSGKPPVIKPEVDSSLCHNYVFPIQTLDCKRKELKKVPNNIPPHIVKLDLSHNKINQLRPKEFEDAHELKKLNLSSNGIQFIDPAAFLGLTHLEELDLSNNSLQNFDYGVLEDLYFLKLLWLRDNPWRCDYNIHYLYYWLMHHYNVHYNGLECKMPKEYKGWFVGKYVQSYYEECPKDKLPAYPETFDQDTEDDEWEKILKDHTAKKQSVRITIVG